A single genomic interval of Musa acuminata AAA Group cultivar baxijiao chromosome BXJ3-4, Cavendish_Baxijiao_AAA, whole genome shotgun sequence harbors:
- the LOC135637114 gene encoding 3-ketoacyl-CoA synthase 1-like has protein sequence MEAATAEPAVMGRECLTAEMAFGGSSIVIKIRRRLPDFLQSVKLKYVKLGLHYAAVPVPTAYLLAPLILATVAATLRLDRLLSLDPATGLASVAVLMVLFGAYYLRRPRPVYLVDFACYRPEDEHKISKEGFLEMTECTHIFTGESLAFQTNITMRSGLGDETYLPPGVQARPPRLCMAEARMEAEAVMFRCLDALFEETGVDPERDVGVLIANCSLFNPTPSLASMIVNHYKMREDVKSFNLGGMGCSAGLISIDLAKDLLQANPNAYAVVLSTENITLNWYFGNERSMLLSNCIFRMGGAAVLLSNRRADAGRAKYRLVHAVRTHKGADDGCYGCVYQREDDRGAVGVSLARELMAVAGDALKTNITTLGPLVLPPSELLKFLATLVARRVLRLRGVRPYIPNFRRAFEHFCVHAGGRGVLEEVQKNLRLGAADMEPSRSVLHRFGNTSSSSLWYELAYAEAQGRVRQGDRVLQIGFGSGFKCNSAVWRALRDIAVGVCGRCNPWADCVDIYPATGIDLRLESN, from the coding sequence ATGGAGGCAGCGACGGCGGAGCCCGCTGTGATGGGCCGCGAGTGCCTGACCGCCGAAATGGCCTTCGGGGGCTCCTCCATTGTCATCAAGATCCGCCGTCGCCTGCCCGACTTCCTCCAGTCCGTCAAACTCAAGTACGTCAAGCTTGGCCTCCACTACGCCGCCGTCCCCGTCCCCACCGCCTACCTCCTGGCCCCCCTCATTCTTGCGACCGTTGCCGCCACGCTACGGCTCGATCGGCTTCTCTCCTTGGACCCCGCCACCGGCCTTGCCTCCGTCGCCGTCCTGATGGTTCTGTTCGGCGCCTACTACCTGAGGCGGCCGCGCCCCGTCTACCTCGTGGACTTCGCTTGCTACAGGCCCGAGGACGAGCACAAGATCTCCAAGGAGGGGTTCTTGGAGATGACCGAGTGCACCCACATTTTCACCGGGGAATCACTCGCTTTCCAGACCAATATCACGATGCGATCAGGGCTGGGGGACGAGACGTACCTGCCGCCGGGGGTGCAGGCGCGGCCCCCTCGGCTGTGCATGGCGGAGGCCCGGATGGAGGCGGAGGCCGTCATGTTCCGCTGCCTCGACGCCCTCTTCGAGGAGACGGGCGTCGACCCGGAGCGCGACGTTGGCGTCCTCATTGCTAACTGCAGCTTGTTCAACCCGACCCCGTCGCTGGCCTCCATGATCGTGAACCACTACAAGATGCGGGAAGACGTGAAGAGCTTCAATCTGGGCGGAATGGGCTGCAGCGCGGGGCTCATCTCCATCGACCTCGCCAAGGATCTGCTCCAGGCGAACCCCAACGCCTATGCGGTCGTGCTGAGCACGGAGAACATTACGCTGAACTGGTACTTCGGCAACGAACGCTCCATGCTGTTGTCCAACTGCATCTTCCGGATGGGTGGCGCCGCCGTCCTGCTGTCCAACCGACGGGCGGACGCGGGGCGGGCCAAGTACCGGCTGGTGCACGCGGTAAGAACGCACAAGGGGGCGGACGACGGCTGCTACGGGTGTGTGTACCAGCGGGAGGACGACCGCGGGGCAGTCGGGGTGTCCCTAGCCCGGGAGCTGATGGCCGTGGCCGGGGACGCACTCAAGACCAACATCACCACCCTGGGGCCCCTGGTGTTACCGCCGTCGGAGCTGCTCAAGTTCTTGGCAACGCTGGTGGCGCGGCGGGTGCTGAGGCTGAGGGGCGTGCGTCCCTACATCCCGAACTTCCGGCGGGCGTTCGAGCACTTCTGCGTGCACGCCGGGGGGCGGGGGGTGCTGGAGGAGGTCCAGAAGAACCTGAGGCTGGGCGCGGCGGACATGGAACCGTCGCGGAGCGTGCTGCACCGGTTCGGCAACACCAGCAGCAGCTCGCTGTGGTACGAGCTGGCCTACGCGGAGGCCCAGGGGCGGGTGCGCCAAGGGGACCGGGTGTTGCAGATCGGCTTCGGGTCCGGGTTCAAGTGCAACAGCGCGGTCTGGCGCGCGCTGCGGGACATCGCGGTCGGCGTCTGCGGCCGCTGCAACCCTTGGGCGGACTGCGTCGACATCTACCCCGCCACAGGGATAGACCTGAGGTTGGAATCGAATTGA